The sequence ttaaGACATTtgggaaataatatttatcaaaatttataaatactgtATTTTCATAGGTGGTTCTTGGAGGAGGTCAAGATGCAATGGATGTCACAACAACGTCCACTCGTCAAGGAAaattcgattctcgatttttccATTTAGTATTTGAAGAAGAATTTGCACGTTTAAAAGGACACTTTGGTCCAATTAATTCTCTAGCATTTCACCCTAATGGGCGTAGTTTTTCAACAGGTGGAGAAGATGGTTATGTTCGTATTAATACATTTGATCAATCTTATTTTGACTTCCATTTTGAAtactaattttatgaaataaaaataaatatgtatcaatTAAATGAAtagtgtaaattattttttctattcttgAGATGTATGGATATTAGGATAAAGGCGGTCTAATACAGtatgttaaaaataaagatttactatttttaaatttattgttcatataaaatgaaaattggtACATCACTATCAGTGGCAAAAACATGGGAGATAGTATTATTAATGGAATAGTTCTAAATATTTAACATACAtagctaaattatattgaatataaacttacttttatatttattttgcttaaatatttaaaaaaatattactctttgtatTTGAAATTCATTTTCAGTAAGTATTGCGCTTTTACCTGAGCAacatcatatacaatgtattcaTTGTATAATAAATCAGATTTTTTTGGTAATTTAGCAGATACAGGCACACCATATGGAACTTCAACACCGTCTTTCATTTTGTAAACAGTTTCAGGGTCGGGTTGCGTCCGACCACGACCCCATGTTGAATGCTTACCGCTCGGTAACTTTTCAATATAATCTGCACGATATCGTTCATGCATATTACCTAATGCCACTTCACAAAGCAATAACAAACCCGTAGGGTTTCCGCTGTGTGTACAACAATAATTCGCAGATTTGGAAACCATGTCCGCGAAGTATATACCTTTACCAAACATATAACCAGTAACGGGAGCTTCTGGTGGCGCTATTCTTAAACCTTGAGAAAGTATACCAGCAAAGTTAGTCGTTCTAGAACCATGCCACAGTAACTTCCTGTTGTGTAATTTCTTGAATGGCTTAAATCTATTGTCTTCTCCTTGTCTCTTAATAACAAATACATCTTGAATTTCAAGTTCGTATAGTGTATGAGTTGCTGCATGAGTATTTTGCACATATTTTTTAATGACTTTATATTCCTCACTTTCCTTAtccaatattttaatttcagtatTGAGTTGCTTGTAATAGGTATCGAGTGGATTCTTTGTTGCATCCGCCTTAACATGCAAAAGCGAATACGCAATTTCCATTTCAAGTAATGCGTCTAACATTTCACACTTGGCATGAATTTCTTCCATCGTATTCAAGATTTTAAGCTCGGATACTCCGAAATTATgaggtattaggttataaaatCTGTTGGATGCATCAACCAACTGAACCGAATCGAcatctttcttctttaataCTTCTTGTAATTCAGTTAATATTGAATACGCCTTTTGGATTTGTGTTTTGGACAATTTTCCAAGTGGCATTTTTTCtacatcaatttcaaattcaacCATCACCTTTTTCATATTTACTTCatcgaaaatcaatttcatTAAATCTTGAATTGGCAGTTCTAACTCACTCTTAATATGAGAGTCTAATTTTGTCGATACATCGTCCCCATAATCAATATCCACTGGGTACATTTTACCAGGTACTTTAACAAAATTATCTCTCTGATTCCAACAGTTTCCACTTTTCTCCTCGTATAATCCCTCAAACTGAGCTATACATTCCTCTAGAGATAATTTCTGTACTTTTGAACCACCGATAGAAGTTCCTATCCTGCCCCAGCTTCTAAACAACCAGTATTCATCTTTCTTATCGTGCTTTAAAATCTGCAACTTATAATAACTATTTTTTTTAGTTTGTATATCTGAAAGTatcaatgtaacattatatttatttttaccctCTTGATATACATGTGCACAATCTTGTAAACCACTATCTGGGTCAACAGTTTCACCTTTTTtcaattgcaatttcattttACCAGATCCTGATTTTTCAAATGTACTTTTCCCTTTACTTTTTGAGACATTCGATTTTTCTGTCAGAACGTTAATTTTATTAGACAAGTCACCTCCCCAACTTGAAATAGTTTTCTTTTCAATGAGCGATATAGCAggtttcgtatattttttagCTTCCTCAATGAAGTCTGCAGTAATAACTTGAATGTTAAAACTTTTGGCTTCTTCCATCTTTTTACTCATTTTATCTACTTCATGTTGTGTTGATATAATAGCAGCTACATTTTCATGAAGTTTTGAAGTTATCTCTCCTCCTAAAtgtaaaatttccttttttaagGTATTTCTATCTTTTCCTATGTTCCCTATAATAAAGAATTGCATATGCTTTAATGGCTTGGGTTTTGCTTCAACTTTGGGTCCAGAATCAACTTCATCTTCCTTTTTTACTGCACTAGATGTTGATGGTACAGCTATCTTTATAAGTCGTTTTCTAACTTTGTATTTCAAAGATTTGCTATTAAACATTGAAACAGTGATTAATTTTTTCACATATCTTTTGTAAATAtgctaatttataaaaatagcttttaattttaatttatgaaaatacttACAGATCTGgatatgcttcttttatatCAGATgatattacaaatttctttcttttaggaTCTTGCATGACATTTTCACACTTTGTCCATTCTGTCAAATCTCCAGTACATTTGTATCCAGTACCTGAGTTATACACAAGCTGTCCATTACATTTTGGACATGGCTTTAAAGCTCCAAAACAAATTGCATCTGATAAACGATCTATTATCTAcacaacaaatattttaatcatttaaatattttatttattttaaatcaaaaataaacttaattaaaataagatacaTACAGCTGAAATACCTTCTGGTATTTGTTGTTCATTTTCTTCTAACATGGTAATGAGGTCAGGTTTCTTTATAGAGGATAATTTATCTTTAATTGCAAATAATTCATCATtttgttttttcatttctttctcttcttctgcaTCTTCTGGTTCATCTTTGATTTTCTTAATGGGTGGGACATCATCTACCTTAATTCTTGGCAAAACACTTTTGAGTTTCTTCTGATCATCTTTGGAAAGTTCATCTTTGCCAGGAAGTGCATCTCCACTCtcataaaattgtaaactttCCCTTACTTTGGCAAAGCATTCAAGATGATGCCATCTATCTATACCACCGTATCTTCTGCCGTGCTCACTTTCAAAATCTTTTTTTGATACTCTGATCTCACCCTGTACTATCTTTTCTTCACAGGCTTTGCAAGTTGATTTGTTAGATTTTGCATATTGGACTAAAAAATCATGTAATGGACCTGCAGCAGCAGTACCACCACCACTacgctttcttccttttctagaCGCAGGCAATGGAAGGGTGCTTGCTTCCTCTATAAAAATGTTTGATTCAAACTATTgcattatattattgtattataatatcaaatatgaTTTACaacaatataataaacaaaCCAATTCTCCTTTGAAGTTCCTTTTGATCTTCCCAGCgaatattatcaaaattagCAATATCTGCAGTAGTTTTTGGCCTTTGTTTCATAAAAAAACAAGGCGGATGATACCACTTTGGTACCTTTCCATCATGAACAGGACTCTAAAATTTAAACGCTAAAATTTaacaaacatattttaaaacattataatagttttaaatgaatataaaacatATGGATAAACTCAATgactttattaaaaagtaattctaaataaatttccccagttttattcaaattaattgtagataaaataataatttattaatagaaacaCATTAATCTTCATAAATATATTGcattttatattgtattatcgAACACATCATCAATTGCCATTATATTATGTAACCTTGATGAAGTTGAAcaataattgaatttaaaactTATGCTGATTACAGCAATGACGTATAAATTCATGCAAAATTAATCATGTTGACATGGTATACCTGAACAATAACGGCGAGTCTTAACGAatctttttcgatatttttcttacaattttggCATGAAGCCCTCGAACTTTTTGCATATTCGACAGAATATGGTAAATCAGAATTCATTGTTTCACTAAAATCCGTTCAATAATTTTAGTCTTGAAACCAAGTGCCAAAGAGCAGTATTCAATGAGCGAAGACAAAATGCGCGTTGCGCGCCAAATACCAGTACATTCGGAAGTTTATCTTATTTTCTGTTACAATTACGATCTATCTTAAATAAGTGACtaatcataaaaaaaaaatcctacaatgattatatgtaatttcaattttatctacttcaattaattcaatttaaattcaaGAAGTATGTGttaaatatttcgataataaattgatgacCAATCATGTGATATATACGTATGATATATAAACCGGAAGTGATATCCTATTTTCTACGAATTTTAGAACTTACCTTAATTATCACTTTCGTTCttcatacatttatacgttagtTTACTCTAAAAAGGTATTCTaacttggaaattattttttctttctaatataaaatctttaatttaatttgggAAATTActcaattttttaatcttttaaatttattttcaaactaataattaaaatatgaaacatttattttacttataatacaattatacttttatattttatatatatatatatatataatattatcttttcatacctaataattatttattaatttatataatgctTTATATATAATCAATTTATATGATTTGATTTACATTATATTGTTACAGGCTTGTACTCATTATCAATTATACATGatgcattaaaatgcataaaacatttaaaataaatgcGTACCCGGTAAACATAGATCTACATTATTGTACGTAGTCTAAAGGATATTATAAATAAGCTGTGAGTTGTAATACAATGTTGGTacactttatttttataatcgtataatattGTACAAATTATTACAGTAAACtatatatttctgtaattaTGTCTATGAATGTTTTTCTGTTTTACCAACATAGTTTGCCATAAAAGTGGCTGACAAGTGGTAgttcaattaaataatataaccaTACAGTGTAAAAATGCACTATGTTATGTCCTTTATCGAATGCAATCtcttttttctaaaattatttcctACAATAACGTACAAAACTTATTAAGAAAAgatcaaaattattaaattaattgttactTCTTTCGACTATCTACATATTCATATAAGTCTATTATGTAAATCCATAGTGCTTACAAGAAGATAATTAACTGTCCCTTCTTATACCACGCTATCACTATGCTAGAataagtgtatatatatatatatatatatgattttacatatttatatatataatacttttcttgatattatatatatacatatataaatatatatgtttagaTGTCACGTTGTTCGTACTAACAAATTCGGTGTTCCATAATAAATTTATCGTTCCAACAGAAAAAATGTATACACATATGTGTGCCATCCTATTTTATTGATATAGtcgtttatattatattctatattaatgTACATTTTTGTTTATATAAGAGCGCAAAAAtaaaacttaatattttattatgacgTCTGCCACGAAAAATTTAAACTTATAGCAATAGATACAATTTACAACTTCAAAAAATGTTTTGATTTTATAACTTACTTCATACACACAACTTTATGAAACGTTACAAATTAAACAGAGAATTATATATCCCACATTCATCGCTTAAAAGTATGATTCCAAATTTGAAAAGAagacaaaaatatatatgtgatggaaaaaatggagaaaatttATTCCCCTTTATTTACCcatctttttggtaaataataCTTATTATTTACCAAAAAATATCGCGAGTTTTAGGTCACTCCCgttaattaatacaattttttatttggtaTATCGTTCAGAAATTTCTTCGCAACATGACGCGTAGACACATCGAATATATGGAGTAAGGACAGTTTATCGTTCATTGCCTTACGTAATCGTATTAGgattaataacaaaatagaattaattcaaatatatttgtccttagaaaaagaatttatattattagtGAATTTACTATCCAAGAGTGATTCGCAATATGACATGTGAGTGTcgcataaaatgtaaatatacttCGTATTTATAGGTTTTTATAGGCGTGTAGGTCAGGAATATGCAGCTCTAGGATTAACCAAGGAATTAGACTGAAGGCCaccctttaatatttttacagtCTATTTTATCTATGTCTGATAACAAcaataaaaattcttaaataaatatatcggtATAATCACTGATggaatattattacgcaatcAACTAGTTTTTTTGCTGAAAGTTGTATGTTTATGTGTTGTAATTGCGTCTTAAGCATAATATGCATACACATGTACACGGTACGTCAATCATTGTATACTACAATGACTGGTATGGAGTACCACAAAATTAGATGAAATTCGTTAAGACAAGACACATGTATCACTCTGCTGATCATTGCTATTTTCCTCTGCCTTGAGATGTACCCGACCTGGTTGTAGGTTTTGCTGGTTGTGGAATAATCGTAATTTCATCATTAATCTTCAGTGGTTTCAGAAGGGAGTCATTGGATCTGGACGATGGAGATGAAGGTGTATTCTTCTTATCCATTACTCTTTT comes from Bombus terrestris chromosome 7, iyBomTerr1.2, whole genome shotgun sequence and encodes:
- the LOC100644329 gene encoding poly [ADP-ribose] polymerase isoform X2; the encoded protein is MKQRPKTTADIANFDNIRWEDQKELQRRIEEASTLPLPASRKGRKRSGGGTAAAGPLHDFLVQYAKSNKSTCKACEEKIVQGEIRVSKKDFESEHGRRYGGIDRWHHLECFAKVRESLQFYESGDALPGKDELSKDDQKKLKSVLPRIKVDDVPPIKKIKDEPEDAEEEKEMKKQNDELFAIKDKLSSIKKPDLITMLEENEQQIPEGISAIIDRLSDAICFGALKPCPKCNGQLVYNSGTGYKCTGDLTEWTKCENVMQDPKRKKFVISSDIKEAYPDLKSLKYKVRKRLIKIAVPSTSSAVKKEDEVDSGPKVEAKPKPLKHMQFFIIGNIGKDRNTLKKEILHLGGEITSKLHENVAAIISTQHEVDKMSKKMEEAKSFNIQVITADFIEEAKKYTKPAISLIEKKTISSWGGDLSNKINVLTEKSNVSKSKGKSTFEKSGSGKMKLQLKKGETVDPDSGLQDCAHVYQEGKNKYNVTLILSDIQTKKNSYYKLQILKHDKKDEYWLFRSWGRIGTSIGGSKVQKLSLEECIAQFEGLYEEKSGNCWNQRDNFVKVPGKMYPVDIDYGDDVSTKLDSHIKSELELPIQDLMKLIFDEVNMKKVMVEFEIDVEKMPLGKLSKTQIQKAYSILTELQEVLKKKDVDSVQLVDASNRFYNLIPHNFGVSELKILNTMEEIHAKCEMLDALLEMEIAYSLLHVKADATKNPLDTYYKQLNTEIKILDKESEEYKVIKKYVQNTHAATHTLYELEIQDVFVIKRQGEDNRFKPFKKLHNRKLLWHGSRTTNFAGILSQGLRIAPPEAPVTGYMFGKGIYFADMVSKSANYCCTHSGNPTGLLLLCEVALGNMHERYRADYIEKLPSGKHSTWGRGRTQPDPETVYKMKDGVEVPYGVPVSAKLPKKSDLLYNEYIVYDVAQVKAQYLLKMNFKYKE
- the LOC100644329 gene encoding poly [ADP-ribose] polymerase isoform X1 yields the protein MNSDLPYSVEYAKSSRASCQNCKKNIEKDSLRLAVIVQSPVHDGKVPKWYHPPCFFMKQRPKTTADIANFDNIRWEDQKELQRRIEEASTLPLPASRKGRKRSGGGTAAAGPLHDFLVQYAKSNKSTCKACEEKIVQGEIRVSKKDFESEHGRRYGGIDRWHHLECFAKVRESLQFYESGDALPGKDELSKDDQKKLKSVLPRIKVDDVPPIKKIKDEPEDAEEEKEMKKQNDELFAIKDKLSSIKKPDLITMLEENEQQIPEGISAIIDRLSDAICFGALKPCPKCNGQLVYNSGTGYKCTGDLTEWTKCENVMQDPKRKKFVISSDIKEAYPDLKSLKYKVRKRLIKIAVPSTSSAVKKEDEVDSGPKVEAKPKPLKHMQFFIIGNIGKDRNTLKKEILHLGGEITSKLHENVAAIISTQHEVDKMSKKMEEAKSFNIQVITADFIEEAKKYTKPAISLIEKKTISSWGGDLSNKINVLTEKSNVSKSKGKSTFEKSGSGKMKLQLKKGETVDPDSGLQDCAHVYQEGKNKYNVTLILSDIQTKKNSYYKLQILKHDKKDEYWLFRSWGRIGTSIGGSKVQKLSLEECIAQFEGLYEEKSGNCWNQRDNFVKVPGKMYPVDIDYGDDVSTKLDSHIKSELELPIQDLMKLIFDEVNMKKVMVEFEIDVEKMPLGKLSKTQIQKAYSILTELQEVLKKKDVDSVQLVDASNRFYNLIPHNFGVSELKILNTMEEIHAKCEMLDALLEMEIAYSLLHVKADATKNPLDTYYKQLNTEIKILDKESEEYKVIKKYVQNTHAATHTLYELEIQDVFVIKRQGEDNRFKPFKKLHNRKLLWHGSRTTNFAGILSQGLRIAPPEAPVTGYMFGKGIYFADMVSKSANYCCTHSGNPTGLLLLCEVALGNMHERYRADYIEKLPSGKHSTWGRGRTQPDPETVYKMKDGVEVPYGVPVSAKLPKKSDLLYNEYIVYDVAQVKAQYLLKMNFKYKE